The genomic region CGAAAATAAGTTGAGCATTGTAAAGAGTTCCATGATCTCGCTCATTCACACCCACTACCAAAATCATTGATAAACGAGCTGCCAGTTTACTAAGTCGCTCGGTAATCGGGCCAGGTACTTCAACCGCTTCCTTGTATAAACCTAAGTGATTTGGACCTATCGCTAGGGGCGGATCGGTAAAAGAAAAGTAGGGATAGTAAGGAACTGAAGTCTCTGGAAATACTGCAAGATTGGCACCCTGGCTAGAAGCTTCTGCCAGGGTCTCCTCCATGCGATCCACCGTGCGATGACTACTCTCTAAATCTGGCGCTATTTGGATCGCTGCTGCAATGACTTTATTCATGCTACACAGTCCATGAATCCATAATCACGGCGTTCGCTTTCTTATGCATCAAAATGATATCTAAAACATCTAGTGGATTAATCGGTATGATGCCTGGAATAAAAGCTTTCTCTGTTTGTCCATATAGTGCCTGAGTAGAAAAGCGACACCCATAGACTTTGCCACCCTCTTCCATAAACTTCTCTAGACGCTGGTTGACAAATAGATGTCCGGGAAAAGCTTCATCTCCCAGTGTCGGAAAGCCCCTTTGAAAACCCATAGTAACGCCGGGTCCATATAATAAGATAGAAGTTTCATACCCCTTGCGTTGCAATCTCGTGGCCGATAAGGTATTTACAATGGAGATAGATCCTTCAAAGGCGACCGTGTGAAAAGTAACAAGCGCCTTCTCCCCCTCATCTGCTTTGATATCTGGAAATACTTTTTCCTCGTAATCAACGAGAAAATCCCCCGCTTTGTTCATTTCTTTTTCTACTTTAGGCATATGCTTGACCTTTCTATTTATATGTTAATTTTTTTAGTTGCCATACAAGAAGAGGCACTTTTTAGGCCAAGCTAACTCAAGGAGACCTCCACATTGATGCATATCGTTGCATTATTAAAAAAAGGATTCCTTTGCATGGTGAGCAAGCTACTTATGGTCTATTTTTAGCCAATGTGCAGTGAATTATGATCAATTGTGATTAAAATCGAACAGTCTTATCATTGGTTTCAAACCCTATTTGTTAGGCACATGTTATGCTTATCGTTGCATAGATGAATGCGACTAAAATTACCATGCAAGATCTCGCTAATGTATTAGAACTCTCTTCTTCTACTGTATCGCGAGCCTTAAAAAATGATCTTCGCATTTCAGAAAAAACCCGGAAACGTGTCATAGAAAAGGCCAATCAGTTACAGTATCGACCAAACCCCATGGTAAGCGCGCTCATGGCCACTCGGAAAAAGCGCGGGGGCTCTGGAGAAATAGGAACCATTGCTTTAATAACAGATTACCGGGGTTCACAAAAGTGGCGTGAAAAGGATGTTTGCATCTGGGCTTATAATGGAATCCTTAAAAGGGCCTCAGAACTAGGCTACACTATCTCAATATTTGATTTAAAAGACTACCATTATGACCCAAAAAGATTAGAACAAACACTACTTGCTCGGGGAATCAGAGGGGTGTTGCTAGGGTTTTCCCGTGAAGCAAACACTCAGTTTCAAATTTCATCAGAAAAATTCGTCTTGGCAGGTTTGAGCACTTATTTTGGCCATATACAAGTCGACCGAGCCAATTTCTATGGATTTTACAATGTCCGTTTGGCCCTAGAAGAACTCTGGAAATATGGCTATAGAAAGCCTGGGTTAGTTGTTCCAGAATTTAATAATGCCGTTTCTGACCATGCCTGGTCTGCAGCATTTCTCGACTGGCAGCGACTGCGCTATCAAAAAGAAGAAAAAAGATGTTGCCCGTTTATACCCAACGGAAGTTCTTCTGGCTCGGATTTCAAGAAATGGATGAGCCACGAAAAACCTGATGTTATATTAGTTTACAAGTTTCCGGTTCGACACTACCTAAACGAAATGGGTTTGCGTGTTCCTGAAGATATTGGCTTAGCCTATCTCTACCGAAATGCGGATGAAATGGGTATGGCTGCAGGAATTGATGGCCGAATGAATTTAGTAGGCGCTGCATCTGTTGATCTCGTCGTTAAAAAACTACAACTCAATTTATCCGGCGAAGATACCAATACAAATGACGTTCTCATTAAGGGCAGGTGGCATCATGGGCCTACTCTGACACAACTCAAGCAAGACAAGGAAGAAGCTCTTCTTGAAAAATAATAACTCCTTATGAAACCAATTGACCGTCTCTCCAAAGGGTCAATTGCTCATTACCTTGAATTAAATTGAGCTCTTTTATGGTGTGAAACATTCCTACGGAGGCACAAGCTATATCTCGCTGATGGAATAAAGAAACAACATCAGAGACTTTGCTAGCTTCAATCGCTAATAAAAATCCAAAACTGGGAAAGGCCGTTAACCAACGAATGAAATCTCCATCATTTGGTCGAAATAATTTATCGAGGCACACACTTGCACCAATCTGTGAACATTCTAGAAACATCATCAGAGTTCCGAAGATACCTGCATTGCTAATGTCTTTTGCCGCATGACATAAACCTGCTTCCGCTAAAAGGGGTAACAGTTCTAGATCAC from Verrucomicrobiota bacterium harbors:
- a CDS encoding LacI family DNA-binding transcriptional regulator, producing the protein MNATKITMQDLANVLELSSSTVSRALKNDLRISEKTRKRVIEKANQLQYRPNPMVSALMATRKKRGGSGEIGTIALITDYRGSQKWREKDVCIWAYNGILKRASELGYTISIFDLKDYHYDPKRLEQTLLARGIRGVLLGFSREANTQFQISSEKFVLAGLSTYFGHIQVDRANFYGFYNVRLALEELWKYGYRKPGLVVPEFNNAVSDHAWSAAFLDWQRLRYQKEEKRCCPFIPNGSSSGSDFKKWMSHEKPDVILVYKFPVRHYLNEMGLRVPEDIGLAYLYRNADEMGMAAGIDGRMNLVGAASVDLVVKKLQLNLSGEDTNTNDVLIKGRWHHGPTLTQLKQDKEEALLEK
- a CDS encoding MSMEG_0572/Sll0783 family nitrogen starvation response protein, which gives rise to MPKVEKEMNKAGDFLVDYEEKVFPDIKADEGEKALVTFHTVAFEGSISIVNTLSATRLQRKGYETSILLYGPGVTMGFQRGFPTLGDEAFPGHLFVNQRLEKFMEEGGKVYGCRFSTQALYGQTEKAFIPGIIPINPLDVLDIILMHKKANAVIMDSWTV